The Henckelia pumila isolate YLH828 chromosome 2, ASM3356847v2, whole genome shotgun sequence genome includes a window with the following:
- the LOC140885136 gene encoding probable pectinesterase 8, whose amino-acid sequence MNPRALCVSIFFAFIAIFLASTNFLEHNILSINDLVHFPSKTFSHVPFISTLLPRSHRRHRKHTDQNNNTKVVCDDFPPDFPPPDTNTTSVFCVDHNGCCNFTTVQAAVDAVNVSSLRRTIIWINNGIYFEKVIVPRTKPNITFQGQGYTSTAIIWNDTANSSHGTFYSGSVQVFSANFIAKNISFMNVAPIPGPGAVGAQAVAIRVSGDKSAFWGCGFFGAQDTLHDDRGRHYFKECYIQGSIDFIFGNAKSFYENCHITSIATPVPAGARNINGAVTAHGRASKDENSGFAFVNCSIGGTGRIWLGRAWRPFSTVVFSLTNMSDIIAPEGWNDFNDPARDQTVFYAEYNNTGDGANTTLRAPYVQRLNDTQASPFLNLSFIDADQWLQPYA is encoded by the exons ATGAATCCAAGAGCCCTTTGTGTCTCTATTTTCTTTGCCTTTATTGCAATATTCTTAGCATCCACAAATTTCTTGGAACACAACATACTATCCATCAATGACCTCGTCCATTTTCCCTCTAAAACCTTCTCCCACGTGCCCTTTATTTCAACACTACTCCCCCGTTCGCATCGTCGGCATCGCAAACATACCGACCAAAACAATAACACCAAGGTCGTCTGCGATGATTTTCCGCCGGATTTCCCCCCTCCGGACACCAACACGACTTCGGTTTTCTGCGTGGATCACAACGGTTGTTGCAACTTCACCACGGTGCAAGCGGCCGTCGATGCCGTTAATGTTTCGAGCCTAAGGAGGACTATAATTTGGATCAATAATGGAATTTACTT TGAGAAAGTTATAGTTCCAAGAACAAAACCTAACATCACCTTCCAAGGGCAAGGGTATACATCAACAGCAATTATATGGAATGACACAGCCAATTCTTCTCATGGAACATTCTACAGTGGTTCAGTTCAAGTCTTTTCAGCCAACTTTATTGCCAAAAATATAAGTTTCATG AATGTGGCTCCGATTCCAGGGCCAGGAGCCGTCGGAGCGCAAGCCGTGGCCATTAGGGTCTCCGGAGACAAGTCCGCGTTCTGGGGCTGCGGGTTTTTCGGAGCTCAAGATACTTTACATGACGACCGGGGTCGCCATTACTTCAAGGAATGCTATATTCAAGGTTCAATAGACTTCATCTTTGGAAATGCTAAGTCATTCTATGAG AATTGCCATATAACATCCATAGCCACCCCAGTACCAGCCGGCGCGAGGAACATAAACGGGGCGGTGACGGCTCATGGCCGGGCCTCGAAGGACGAAAACAGCGGCTTCGCATTCGTGAACTGCAGCATAGGAGGGACTGGAAGAATATGGCTCGGCCGAGCTTGGAGGCCTTTCTCCACTGTCGTGTTTTCATTGACAaatatgtctgatattattGCTCCCGAGGGGTGGAATGATTTCAATGACCCAGCCAGAGACCA GACTGTGTTTTATGCGGAATACAATAACACAGGAGATGGAGCCAATACAACACTGAGGGCTCCTTATGTGCAAAGACTCAACGACACACAAGCTTCTCCATTTCTAAATCTTTCTTTCATCGATGCTGATCAATGGTTACAGCCTTATGCCTAA